A genomic region of Ammospiza nelsoni isolate bAmmNel1 chromosome 3, bAmmNel1.pri, whole genome shotgun sequence contains the following coding sequences:
- the ETAA1 gene encoding ewing's tumor-associated antigen 1 isoform X2, producing MPSSRRRGLSLGPAALRRRSSGEEQLTRRRAELPPEEGPVERGAGRGLPAGEAAACSPRAAEPCLHKTPKRSLSRKSQIPTFSSPINDTETQQEIFWDSHSPVAHRLGNGKSKQTTSRCAVEISEIVNRIAPQDEKASCNEDSLLGTWIGEDAIPCTPIVVKGRARTKLSCTRDLKIKNPEEELMKLAKEFDKNLVELDAVQEQEKLGHNFIQSTSEPSSNSKDEINMKNQKSLLGEGSEADPTASLKPVGQSTGIPVAEPCQSSSQKSVDLEAEVALHALFDSSTQKCSGQLSQGLSDTSLNNSFHRIRSTLEEENLPEIVEETQHGNSEAYQTDTLFAVRSMGQTVPKADTDTLTKKNPPSLKTQLVASAKLAGVVNDSFDDWDTDLLADDSFVMQITQNPELLSTEEPPQIPVNPFVHDFSDASRTKQRSSGNSVTLLGTISKSNSLQYSPLKYFSKNSQHVKSLSLQKPCKTENAKTETKALHGKCDVKPDKTKSVWKNTQNSDLNHIPVSVQSEMENGNESTKPKSNALPLFPSRFNPHRQSAGKPGSNTHAISCQSSSVSTNMKPNDLTKVVNQANTGHSNQVEVPKKCPLSFDDWNEAKFSDEILGMFCGSDNLWDANCEDDELLYQVCDDIEKQTQSQDVKQGNGKIKTIQGASINSRSNADNSFTASKQGLPDLLLVQKTNAKQEALSLNDACRNSSKTVHGLATTGHVTNCKNISDPLTEVSGPSVECKYTLPKNWRQDTSEDTAKTVSGKWYRSNSVPAGETGSEDLEGSKNQVNVALHHKLDNKKSPFKRHLSESFAQTTSVSVVEQKNRKCSQEEIERKKQEALARRKSRTQAFFKDA from the exons ATGCCCAGTAGCCGGCGGAGGGGGCTGTCCCTCGGGCCCGCCGCCCTGAGGAGGCGCAGCAGCGGCGAGGAGCAGCTGACGCGGCGACGGGCGGAGCTCCCCCCGGAGGAGGGGCCGGTGGAACGCGGCGCGGGCCGAGGCCTGCCCgccggggaggcggcggcgtGCTCGCCCCGCGCTGCAG AACCATGTTTACATAAAACACCAAAGAGATCATTGAGTAGAAAATCCCAAATACCTACTTTCAGCTCTCCTATTAATGACACTGAGACACAGCAAGAAATCTTTTGGGATTCTCATTCACCAGTTGCACACAGATTAG GCAATGGAAAAAGCAAGCAGACTACCAGTAGATGTGCGGTAGAAATTTCGGAAATTGTTAATCGTATTGCTCCTCAG GATGAAAAAGCAAGCTGTAATGAAGACTCCCTTTTAGGAACATGGATTGGTGAGGATGCTATTCCCTGTACACCTATAGTAGTAAAAGGGCGAGCTAGGACAAAGTTAAGTTGTACAAG agatcttaaaataaaaaatcctgaagAGGAACTCATGAAATTGGCTAAGGAGTTTGATAAAAATCTAGTAGAGTTAGATGCTGttcaggagcaggagaagcttGGTCACAACTTCATCCAGAGCACCTCAGAGCCTTCAAGTAATTCTAAAgatgaaataaatatgaagaaCCAGAAATCACTCCTTGGTGAAGGATCTGAAGCAGATCCTACTGCATCCCTGAAACCAGTTGGACAGAGCACTGGCATCCCTGTGGCAGAGCCCTGTCAGTCCAGCAGTCAAAAGTCTGTAGACCTTGAGGCTGAAGTAGCCCTTCATGCTCTTTTTGACTCTTCTACCCAGAAGTGCAGCGGACAGTTGAGCCAAGGACTGTCCGATACTTCTTTAAATAATAGTTTTCATAGAATTAGAAGTACATTGGAGGAGGAGAATCTTCCTGAGATAGTTGAAGAGACACAGCATGGTAATTCAGAAGCATATCAAACAGATACTCTGTTTGCAGTACGAAGCATGGGCCAGACTGTACCAAAAGCTGATACTGACACcctgaccaaaaaaaatcctccttctTTGAAGACACAATTGGTGGCCTCTGCTAAGCTTGCTGGAGTAGTTAATGATAGCTTTGATGACTGGGATACAGATCTTTTGGCAGATGACTCTTTTGTGATGCAAATAACCCAAAATCCTGAACTGCTAAGTACTGAAGAACCACCACAAATTCCTGTAAATCCATTTGTGCATGATTTCAGTGATGCTAGCAGAACAAAGCAAAGAAGTAGTGGCAATTCAGTAACTCTTTTGGGGACTATAAGCAAATCTAACAGTTTGCAGTATTCacctttgaaatatttcagtaaaaacTCACAACATGTAAAATCATTGTCTTTACAAAAGCCATGTAAGACAGAAAACGCCAAGACAGAGACCAAGGCCTTGCATGGTAAATGTGATGTTAAACCAGATAAAACTAAATCTGTTTGGAAGAATACCCAAAACAGTGATTTGAACCATATTCCTGTTTCAGTGCAAtctgaaatggagaatggaaATGAATCTACTAAGCCTAAAAGCAAtgctcttcctctttttccttcaagATTTAATCCTCATAGACAATCAGCAGGAAAACCTGGGAGTAATACTCATGCTATTTCCTGTCAGTCATCCAGTGTTTCTACCAACATGAAACCTAATGATCTAACCAAAGTGGTTAACCAAGCTAATACAGGTCACTCAAATCAAGTTGAAGTACCTAAGAAATGTCCTCTGTCATTTGATGACTGGAATGAAGCGAAATTCTCTGATGAGATACTAGGTATGTTTTGTGGATCTGATAATCTTTGGGATGCAAACTGTGAGGATGATGAATTGTTATATCAGGTGTGTGATGATATAGAAAAGCAAACTCAGAGCCAGGATGTTAaacaaggaaatggaaaaattaaaactattcAAGGAGCTAGTATTAATTCCAGATCAAATGCTGATAACAGTTTCACAGCATCTAAACAAGGACTACCCGATCTCCTCTTGGTGCAAAAAACAAACGCAAAACAGGAGGCTCTCTCACTAAATGATGCCTGTAGGAATTCATCAAAGACAGTGCATGGACTGGCCACAACAGGTCATGTCACAAATTGTAAGAACATCTCAGATCCTCTGACTGAAGTCTCGGGTCCTTCTGTGGAGTGTAAATACACACTCCCTAAAAACTGGCGTCAAGATACTTCTGAAGATACTGCAAAGACTGTTTCAGGGAAATGGTACCGGTCAAATTCTGTGCCAGCAGGAGAGACAGGTTCTGAA GATTTGGAAGGAAGCAAGAATCAGGTGAATGTCGCTTTGCACCACAAGCTTGACAATAAGAAATCACCTTTCAAGAGGCATCTTTCAGAGTCATTTGCACAGACTACATCag tgtCTGTGGTagaacaaaaaaatagaaaatgttctCAAGAGGagattgaaagaaaaaaacaagaagctCTTGCACGAAGAAAGTCCAGAACACAGGCATTCTTTAAAGATGCTTGA
- the ETAA1 gene encoding ewing's tumor-associated antigen 1 isoform X1, with the protein MPSSRRRGLSLGPAALRRRSSGEEQLTRRRAELPPEEGPVERGAGRGLPAGEAAACSPRAAEPCLHKTPKRSLSRKSQIPTFSSPINDTETQQEIFWDSHSPVAHRLGNGKSKQTTSRCAVEISEIVNRIAPQDEKASCNEDSLLGTWIGEDAIPCTPIVVKGRARTKLSCTRDLKIKNPEEELMKLAKEFDKNLVELDAVQEQEKLGHNFIQSTSEPSSNSKDEINMKNQKSLLGEGSEADPTASLKPVGQSTGIPVAEPCQSSSQKSVDLEAEVALHALFDSSTQKCSGQLSQGLSDTSLNNSFHRIRSTLEEENLPEIVEETQHGNSEAYQTDTLFAVRSMGQTVPKADTDTLTKKNPPSLKTQLVASAKLAGVVNDSFDDWDTDLLADDSFVMQITQNPELLSTEEPPQIPVNPFVHDFSDASRTKQRSSGNSVTLLGTISKSNSLQYSPLKYFSKNSQHVKSLSLQKPCKTENAKTETKALHGKCDVKPDKTKSVWKNTQNSDLNHIPVSVQSEMENGNESTKPKSNALPLFPSRFNPHRQSAGKPGSNTHAISCQSSSVSTNMKPNDLTKVVNQANTGHSNQVEVPKKCPLSFDDWNEAKFSDEILGMFCGSDNLWDANCEDDELLYQVCDDIEKQTQSQDVKQGNGKIKTIQGASINSRSNADNSFTASKQGLPDLLLVQKTNAKQEALSLNDACRNSSKTVHGLATTGHVTNCKNISDPLTEVSGPSVECKYTLPKNWRQDTSEDTAKTVSGKWYRSNSVPAGETGSEVSPVNAVNIFSRKALDSSHFLCNAGKIPSSTSSNKTSLVHSKFKFRKINNSQGGHHVGSESSGNHSGIGITLQDLEGSKNQVNVALHHKLDNKKSPFKRHLSESFAQTTSVSVVEQKNRKCSQEEIERKKQEALARRKSRTQAFFKDA; encoded by the exons ATGCCCAGTAGCCGGCGGAGGGGGCTGTCCCTCGGGCCCGCCGCCCTGAGGAGGCGCAGCAGCGGCGAGGAGCAGCTGACGCGGCGACGGGCGGAGCTCCCCCCGGAGGAGGGGCCGGTGGAACGCGGCGCGGGCCGAGGCCTGCCCgccggggaggcggcggcgtGCTCGCCCCGCGCTGCAG AACCATGTTTACATAAAACACCAAAGAGATCATTGAGTAGAAAATCCCAAATACCTACTTTCAGCTCTCCTATTAATGACACTGAGACACAGCAAGAAATCTTTTGGGATTCTCATTCACCAGTTGCACACAGATTAG GCAATGGAAAAAGCAAGCAGACTACCAGTAGATGTGCGGTAGAAATTTCGGAAATTGTTAATCGTATTGCTCCTCAG GATGAAAAAGCAAGCTGTAATGAAGACTCCCTTTTAGGAACATGGATTGGTGAGGATGCTATTCCCTGTACACCTATAGTAGTAAAAGGGCGAGCTAGGACAAAGTTAAGTTGTACAAG agatcttaaaataaaaaatcctgaagAGGAACTCATGAAATTGGCTAAGGAGTTTGATAAAAATCTAGTAGAGTTAGATGCTGttcaggagcaggagaagcttGGTCACAACTTCATCCAGAGCACCTCAGAGCCTTCAAGTAATTCTAAAgatgaaataaatatgaagaaCCAGAAATCACTCCTTGGTGAAGGATCTGAAGCAGATCCTACTGCATCCCTGAAACCAGTTGGACAGAGCACTGGCATCCCTGTGGCAGAGCCCTGTCAGTCCAGCAGTCAAAAGTCTGTAGACCTTGAGGCTGAAGTAGCCCTTCATGCTCTTTTTGACTCTTCTACCCAGAAGTGCAGCGGACAGTTGAGCCAAGGACTGTCCGATACTTCTTTAAATAATAGTTTTCATAGAATTAGAAGTACATTGGAGGAGGAGAATCTTCCTGAGATAGTTGAAGAGACACAGCATGGTAATTCAGAAGCATATCAAACAGATACTCTGTTTGCAGTACGAAGCATGGGCCAGACTGTACCAAAAGCTGATACTGACACcctgaccaaaaaaaatcctccttctTTGAAGACACAATTGGTGGCCTCTGCTAAGCTTGCTGGAGTAGTTAATGATAGCTTTGATGACTGGGATACAGATCTTTTGGCAGATGACTCTTTTGTGATGCAAATAACCCAAAATCCTGAACTGCTAAGTACTGAAGAACCACCACAAATTCCTGTAAATCCATTTGTGCATGATTTCAGTGATGCTAGCAGAACAAAGCAAAGAAGTAGTGGCAATTCAGTAACTCTTTTGGGGACTATAAGCAAATCTAACAGTTTGCAGTATTCacctttgaaatatttcagtaaaaacTCACAACATGTAAAATCATTGTCTTTACAAAAGCCATGTAAGACAGAAAACGCCAAGACAGAGACCAAGGCCTTGCATGGTAAATGTGATGTTAAACCAGATAAAACTAAATCTGTTTGGAAGAATACCCAAAACAGTGATTTGAACCATATTCCTGTTTCAGTGCAAtctgaaatggagaatggaaATGAATCTACTAAGCCTAAAAGCAAtgctcttcctctttttccttcaagATTTAATCCTCATAGACAATCAGCAGGAAAACCTGGGAGTAATACTCATGCTATTTCCTGTCAGTCATCCAGTGTTTCTACCAACATGAAACCTAATGATCTAACCAAAGTGGTTAACCAAGCTAATACAGGTCACTCAAATCAAGTTGAAGTACCTAAGAAATGTCCTCTGTCATTTGATGACTGGAATGAAGCGAAATTCTCTGATGAGATACTAGGTATGTTTTGTGGATCTGATAATCTTTGGGATGCAAACTGTGAGGATGATGAATTGTTATATCAGGTGTGTGATGATATAGAAAAGCAAACTCAGAGCCAGGATGTTAaacaaggaaatggaaaaattaaaactattcAAGGAGCTAGTATTAATTCCAGATCAAATGCTGATAACAGTTTCACAGCATCTAAACAAGGACTACCCGATCTCCTCTTGGTGCAAAAAACAAACGCAAAACAGGAGGCTCTCTCACTAAATGATGCCTGTAGGAATTCATCAAAGACAGTGCATGGACTGGCCACAACAGGTCATGTCACAAATTGTAAGAACATCTCAGATCCTCTGACTGAAGTCTCGGGTCCTTCTGTGGAGTGTAAATACACACTCCCTAAAAACTGGCGTCAAGATACTTCTGAAGATACTGCAAAGACTGTTTCAGGGAAATGGTACCGGTCAAATTCTGTGCCAGCAGGAGAGACAGGTTCTGAAGTAAGTCCTGTTAatgcagtaaatatttttagtaGAAAAGCACTTGACAGCTCACATTTCTTGTGTAATGCGGGAAAGATTCCAAGTAGCACCTCTAGTAACAAAACTTCACTTGTGCATTCAAAGTTTAAGTTCCGAAAGATTAACAATTCTCAGGGTGGTCATCATGTAGGGTCTGAAAGTTCAGGGAATCATTCTGGCATTGGAATTACTCTGCAGGATTTGGAAGGAAGCAAGAATCAGGTGAATGTCGCTTTGCACCACAAGCTTGACAATAAGAAATCACCTTTCAAGAGGCATCTTTCAGAGTCATTTGCACAGACTACATCag tgtCTGTGGTagaacaaaaaaatagaaaatgttctCAAGAGGagattgaaagaaaaaaacaagaagctCTTGCACGAAGAAAGTCCAGAACACAGGCATTCTTTAAAGATGCTTGA